The Candidatus Sulfotelmatobacter sp. genome includes the window GCTGAGACTCGGTCAGCCCCATGCCGCGTCCCGCTTCCACCACCGCCGGATCGACGCCGCGAATTCCCGTGTAGGTGTTGCGGATGATCGGCAGCAGCGCATACAGCGTGAGCGCGAGAATCGCCAGCCGGTCGGCGCGTGCCCCCAGCCACGGCACGGGCAACAGAAACCCGAACAGTGCAAGGCTTGGAATCGTCTGAATAATATTCGCGGCGCCTAACACCGGCTTGTTCCATCGCGGCCAATGGGCGATTACGATCCCCAGCGGAATCCCCGCCACCATCGCAAACAACGTGGAGAACCCAACCAGCCGCAAATGCTCGAGCGTGAGTTCCAGAACCTGAGTGTGATTCTCCAGGATGAATCGAAATACCTTCATGACCTGCCTCGATATGCCCCTCGATCTTCGGCTCGATCCGCCGCCGATTCCAATCCCTCGCCGAAAGCCCTGACGTACGCCGACGCCAAGGGATCATCGGACTGCAAGAACGCCTGCGGCGCAAGCACCGTGACCAGCCGTCCCGCGTCCATCAAGGCGATCCGCGATCCCAGCCGCAACGCCTCGCGCAGATCGTGCGTCACGAACAATACGGTCTTGTGAAGCCGCTGCTGGAGCAACAGAAATTCACGCTGCAACTCGTCTCGTGTGAGCGGATCCAATGCTCCGAAAGGCTCATCCATAAGAAGTATTTCCGGATCTGCCGCCAATCCCCGCGCCACTCCTACGCGTTGCCGCTGCCCGCCCGATAGTTGATGTGGATAGCGGGAAGCTATATCGGCAGTCAGCCCGACCTTCTGGAGCAACTCCTGCACCCGCGCCTGAATCCGCTCTTCGGGCCAACCTTCAATCTTCGGAACCAAGCCGATGTTTCGCTCCACGGTGAAATGAGGAAACAATCCCACATCCTGAATCACGTAACCAATGCTGCGCCGCAGGCGAATCACATCGCCCTGCTCGTTGGGCATGCCTTTCACGAATATCTTTCCAGAAGTAGGGGACAGCAGACGATTGACCAGCTTGAGCGATGTCGTCTTACCCGAGCCGCTCCGTCCCAGCAAGACCAGCGTCTCGCCGCTCTCTACGCGCAGATTAAATCCGGAAAGGACCGGCGTCTCCCCCGCGCGATAGGAGACATCGTGAAATTCGATCGCGGGAGTAGCGGCCGCGGCTGTTTCGGAGGCCATGTCCGCCAAGCATACCGAACTCTGACGGGAAAGTATGCTGTCAGTAATTCCTGGCGAGGTATTCGCGCAACCGCGCCAGCCGGAAGGTGGCATCGCCGGTCTCGATCCGCAACAGCAGCTGCGCGGCGCTGAGTTGATTATGAAAATCGAAAGCTATCGATGTATCCGGATTGTCGACCACGGCAAGATTTTTCTCAATCTGTACGCTTTCCTCCTCTAGCGTCTTGAGCTTGGACTCCTGCACCGAAACGCTATCCACTAATTGCCGGTGAAGCACCTCCGCATTGCGGACCACGTCGCCTTCCTGCACTTTTTTCCATTCGCCGTATGATTCCGCGGCGCGATCCAGATGCTTGTTGATAGCCCGGCTCGCGAGATTGTAATTAAGAGAAACGGCGCCGTACGGCTGTGGACCATAGGCAACCGGATTCGCCTGCTGGTGTATACCGACCGAAAGAGCGACATCCCAATTGTTCTGCCGGTTCAGTTTATCGAGGGCTCTCTGCTCATTGGCCTCATTGCCCAATTTTTCCGCGACCAGTTCTTTCAGCGGTTTTTCGCTGAGCGGCGGAACGTAGAGCACGGTGATCTTCAATTGCGTGTCGGCGCGGTCCGCGTCCAGCTTGATCCTGGTCGTTTGCAGCGCAAACAGCATCAGGCGCGTTGCGTTCTGCGTCTCGACCATCTTCGCCGTCCGCTCCATCAGTGTATCCAGCGACTTCGCAGCCTCGTCGATCAGGGTCAGCCGATTGCCAAGAGCTTCTTTCTCCAGGCTGGTCAGCGCGTATTGCACGTCCTGCTGGGCGCCAGTGGTCGCTTTGTAGAGCGCGCAATTCTTGCGTGCTACGTCCATGGTCAGGCTGGCTTTTCGTATGTCCGACAAGCCGACTGATGCTCCACCCACGATTTGCAGGGGCAATCCGGTCTCCGGCTGGGTGAAACCCGCCGCGGCGACCGGCGTGCGCAGCAAGTCTCTCTGAGCCTCCGCCTGCTCCATTAGGTAAGAGCAATACGCCAACTGGTCTTTCTTTACCTCCTGGTCCGCCTTTACTTCCCGGTCGGCCCCCAGCACCGGGGCCGCAATCAAAATTAATATGATCGATACCACCACGAACTTGCAGCGATTCAGGAACATTCGCGCTCTCCTAGAATGGATCAATCAGGCTAGAACAACACCGGCTTGCGGCCCAGGAATACCGTCTTCGATTTCGCGGACTCGTCACGATCCAGATTCATCTGGATCAGAAAGCCGCGAATCTGTGTCTTGAAAATAGGATGGACGGCTTGCTCTTCGCCGGGGAATAGCCGCTTCACCGAACCCACATAGCGGCAGAGAATCATATTCAGATAGCAGTCGTAAATGGCCGCGCCCGCTACTGCGTTCGCCTGGTTGTCATAAGGAACGAAGGCGAAGTACAGCCTCTTCTCTCCCGAGGCATTCAGGTAATAGGGACTCTCTTTCGCCGTGCGGATGGCTTGCCTGAGACGATCGATCTGCCGCAGTTCCTCCTGATCCTGCTTCTCTGCAACGTTGATGGCGACATCCAACTGGGCGACCTCCGACCGCAACTCCGCCTGCTTGACCAGTACATCCAGCGAGGTGGTTCCGATCGTGGTCTTATCGAGCACGCTGTCGGTCAGCAGAACTTCGGCAATCTTGCTGTCGGTATAAGCGCCCTTGGCCTGATTTAGCGCTGCCAGTTGCGTCGCCGCGTCGCCTTGCGTGATCAAACCGGCCGCCAGATCTCGGTTAATGTTCGACTCCACTTGGTTAAGCCGCGCCAACACGCTCTGCGTTTTCTGGTTGTCTTGCAGTTTCTGTTTATCGAGTGTCGCGAGTTCCGGACCCGCGGTCAGGTTGTGATTTTGCTCCCGCGCGATCGCGGATTGCAGTTCCGGCTCCAGCGCCAGCAAGGCGCCCCGGTGCTTTTTCATTTCGGCAAGCCCAGTTTCGAGTTTCTGTGTATCGACCTTCAGATCTTCAATAGTCTGCTGGCTGGTCACCAGCTTTTCCCGGAAGTCGAGGCTCTTCTCGTCCGCGGCAGAAAGAATTACCGGCGCAGCCCACGAGCTGTTCACCGCATAAAAACCCATCACCCAGGCATAAGCCAGAATGCCTGCCAGCACCAGATACAACACTGTGATTGCAAACACGCGGTAAAGCGCAATCACCAGCCGGTAGTGCAGCGATTGCTTGGGCGGAGATTGCTTCGTCGGCCCCAGCTTCGCCTCCGGCGGTGGCGTAATCACTTTGGCTTCGGACGCCAGCGTATCAACGGGTGGTGTGGCCAACGGGCACCTCGGATGTTTCGATATGTGGTTCTATGGACGGTTCGATGATTCGAGTCCCCCAGTCCGCGGAATCCATCGTGCATAGCGCCAGGGGCGTGAGGAACAAGCTGCTTACCAGCGACCATCCTACATAGGCGGCAAACGCCAACGGATGATTGACCGCTTCTTTCGCGCTATATTTCTTGATCACCCAAGTCAGCACAGCTCCAATTCCAAGCGCTGCCACCAACGGGAGCGGTCCCGCCCAAGCCAGGGGATCCGAAACAAGCATAGTCACCGCCACCAGCAGCCCAACGATCGCCCCCAGCGGAACCAGTACCAGAGTCAGCACGGTGTTGGGGTGCAGTTTCCACACATGCGTCGGGAGCGTTTTCAGTGTGAAGAAAAAATCGCGCACAATGCTGCGCCGCCAGCGCAGTTGCTGTTTGAACAACACCGACAAGGTGTTCGGCACGGTGGTCCAGCATAACGCATCATTGTTGATGTAGGTTCCATACCCGCGCAGCAAAGTTTGATGCGTCAAAAAGCGATCTTCTCCTTGATTTACCGGAACCCCAAACCAGTTGCGCGCGCGGATCGCCGGCTCAATCTCCAGCAGCAACGCGCGGCGGATCGCGAACAGGCATCCGCTGATGCAGCACACGCTGCGCGTCCAATTCTCGGGAATTTTGTAAAGCTGGAACGCCGAAAAATAAATGATCGTCTGAATGGCGGTGATCACGCTATCGTTGGGATTTCTCACTCCCACGCGCCCACCGACCGAGCCTATTCCCGGCTCCGCAAAACAAGCGGTCAGTTCTCGAATGGCGTCGGGATGGAAAATGCAATCGGAGTCGATGGAGATGATAACCTCCGCGGTCGAGTGTTGCAGGGCATTGCAGACGGAGCGCGCCTTTCCGCTGTTGACCTCATTCCGTCCCGTACTGATTCGTATGTTGGTGAAATCGCGCTGGGCCTTGAGCATCCATTCGTAGCTGTCATCGACCGAGCAATCGTCCTGTGCGATCACTTCAAATTTATCGTTCGGATAGTTGCTTTTGCTGATGCTCTCGATCGTCTCGTAAACCGTCTTGCCTTCGTTGAAGCACGGCATGAGGACGCTCACGGTGGGCTCGTACGAATAATCTTTTTTGGCCTTCGTGCTCGGGAAGGCGAACCGCAGGATAATTCCCATCAAATATTTGACCACCGAGATCAGCAGGCAGAGCACGAGGACCAGCCACAGCAGAATGGGGGCCATTGACCGTCCCGCCTCCCGGTCGGGACATCGACAATGCGAGGAAAAGAGATAAAGAGACATGTCTGGCAGAGTGGATACCTATCGGGCAGCTCCGCGCCAGACCGCTCCTGAAGCCGCTCAATATCATATCCCGTTCGCCGCTTGAATTGATGGAGTTGATAACCCCGCCGCGGTAAAGTTGCAATACGCGCTTCACCGGCGCGACAATCTGATCGTGG containing:
- a CDS encoding ABC transporter permease, yielding MKVFRFILENHTQVLELTLEHLRLVGFSTLFAMVAGIPLGIVIAHWPRWNKPVLGAANIIQTIPSLALFGFLLPVPWLGARADRLAILALTLYALLPIIRNTYTGIRGVDPAVVEAGRGMGLTESQLLFQVELPLAVSVILSGVRVAIVISVGLATIAAAIGAGGLGEFIFRGLAMVDDRVILAGAIPAAILALTADFGVGWLERRLQPR
- a CDS encoding ATP-binding cassette domain-containing protein; the encoded protein is MASETAAAATPAIEFHDVSYRAGETPVLSGFNLRVESGETLVLLGRSGSGKTTSLKLVNRLLSPTSGKIFVKGMPNEQGDVIRLRRSIGYVIQDVGLFPHFTVERNIGLVPKIEGWPEERIQARVQELLQKVGLTADIASRYPHQLSGGQRQRVGVARGLAADPEILLMDEPFGALDPLTRDELQREFLLLQQRLHKTVLFVTHDLREALRLGSRIALMDAGRLVTVLAPQAFLQSDDPLASAYVRAFGEGLESAADRAEDRGAYRGRS
- a CDS encoding glycosyltransferase translates to MAPILLWLVLVLCLLISVVKYLMGIILRFAFPSTKAKKDYSYEPTVSVLMPCFNEGKTVYETIESISKSNYPNDKFEVIAQDDCSVDDSYEWMLKAQRDFTNIRISTGRNEVNSGKARSVCNALQHSTAEVIISIDSDCIFHPDAIRELTACFAEPGIGSVGGRVGVRNPNDSVITAIQTIIYFSAFQLYKIPENWTRSVCCISGCLFAIRRALLLEIEPAIRARNWFGVPVNQGEDRFLTHQTLLRGYGTYINNDALCWTTVPNTLSVLFKQQLRWRRSIVRDFFFTLKTLPTHVWKLHPNTVLTLVLVPLGAIVGLLVAVTMLVSDPLAWAGPLPLVAALGIGAVLTWVIKKYSAKEAVNHPLAFAAYVGWSLVSSLFLTPLALCTMDSADWGTRIIEPSIEPHIETSEVPVGHTTR